The following proteins come from a genomic window of Deinococcus seoulensis:
- a CDS encoding aminoglycoside phosphotransferase family protein, which produces MSDVPVRMHEDEVIVDAALVSRLIAAQCPAWAGLSLTRIRHAGTDNAMFRLGDGLVVRLPRIGWAADDVHKEAAWLPRLAPHLPLRVPEPLFVGVPGEGYPFPWAVYRWLEGVDAGLDTVRDGHELARELAGFITALRRVPPPVEDAPQGSRNGPLHDRDRGTRGAIADCVGLLDPVPVLAAWEAALAVPAWAGDPVWIHGDLKPGNLLAHGGRLSAVIDWGGLTLGDPAVDLQPAWNLLDAPSRQSFRAALNVDDATWARGRGWALSVSLVALPYYVHTNPELAAICRQTIRAVLDDPGS; this is translated from the coding sequence ATGAGTGATGTTCCAGTCCGGATGCACGAGGATGAGGTGATCGTGGACGCGGCCCTGGTGTCGCGCCTGATCGCGGCGCAGTGCCCAGCGTGGGCGGGGCTGTCCCTGACCCGGATCCGCCACGCAGGCACGGACAACGCCATGTTCCGGCTGGGGGACGGGCTCGTGGTGCGTCTGCCCCGGATCGGCTGGGCGGCGGACGACGTGCACAAGGAGGCGGCGTGGCTGCCGCGCCTCGCGCCGCACCTGCCGCTGCGCGTGCCGGAACCGCTGTTCGTGGGCGTGCCCGGCGAGGGTTACCCGTTCCCGTGGGCGGTGTACCGCTGGCTGGAGGGGGTGGACGCGGGCCTGGACACCGTGCGGGACGGGCATGAGCTGGCGCGGGAGCTGGCGGGATTCATCACGGCGCTGCGCCGCGTGCCGCCCCCGGTGGAAGACGCGCCGCAGGGCTCCCGCAACGGCCCGCTGCATGACCGGGACCGGGGGACCCGTGGGGCCATCGCCGACTGCGTGGGCCTCCTCGACCCCGTGCCGGTGCTGGCCGCGTGGGAGGCTGCGCTCGCAGTTCCCGCCTGGGCCGGTGACCCCGTGTGGATTCACGGCGACCTGAAACCCGGCAATCTGCTGGCGCACGGCGGGCGGTTGAGTGCCGTGATCGACTGGGGCGGCCTGACACTGGGCGACCCGGCTGTCGATCTGCAACCCGCGTGGAACCTGCTGGATGCCCCGTCCCGGCAGAGTTTCCGCGCCGCGCTGAACGTGGACGACGCCACGTGGGCGCGCGGGCGCGGCTGGGCGCTGAGCGTGTCGCTGGTCGCCCTGCCGTACTACGTGCACACGAACCCAGAATTGGCCGCCATCTGCCGGCAGACCATCCGGGCCGTGTTGGACGATCCGGGTTCCTGA
- a CDS encoding WD40 repeat domain-containing protein: MSPESRSSLKRRLLRPTLLTLAASVTTALAVGFTSQRSVPVSGGTARSVLWLSDTELLSGADSRVVVTDTGGTVSRVYRGASDEVSAVWMSPQRRWVASLNGWSGTEVTVWDAGTGELARRIRGEYLTAGFVQGDLLLVQSDENLSLWNPQNGERRPFPNPLGDDLTGVVTSRDGQRVALKSENTVVVTDAAGQVLQKLNAPGVGSVGFSANHEWLAFTGDKYTTAQHLQSGRTIRIPESWDVEQFTFVQDQGLFMFGEDTFYAVELATGKVERTPAKVGGAVLSTDTSSQGTLATGSYTGIRVGTGDGSSLLPLPAASVYWLGVHAGQFVTLGVDDRLVDEQGRPVSPVIRNVGDLTSTSGALWFSTSGSVSQLQGGQAKVVATFRDDDPSRDRLNVTEGGAGAVLERGRALRIVLPGRAPISPDLSKLSTSYLVGGALSADDRTLNVLQNDGTLSEYTVGTGRLRTVADLPGQGLQLAMGRGGSRAVISLTQGKYTLSILPPGATGPSRSITLPGSGMALDLNMRFSPDGKKLAVISQGRNVWLLDTATLSVLAKAGPFVDSTRTLAWSADGRELAVGAGLGGNDAITVFTVK, from the coding sequence ATGTCTCCTGAATCCCGCTCCTCCCTGAAGCGCCGTCTCCTGCGACCGACCCTGCTGACCCTGGCCGCCAGCGTGACGACCGCCCTGGCCGTTGGTTTCACGTCCCAGCGCAGCGTCCCGGTCAGCGGCGGTACCGCCCGCTCCGTCCTCTGGCTGTCAGACACGGAACTCCTGAGCGGCGCCGACAGCCGCGTCGTGGTGACGGACACCGGGGGGACCGTCTCTCGCGTCTATCGCGGCGCGTCCGACGAGGTCTCTGCCGTCTGGATGAGCCCCCAACGCCGCTGGGTCGCCTCGCTGAACGGCTGGAGCGGGACGGAAGTCACCGTGTGGGACGCCGGGACCGGCGAGTTGGCCCGGCGCATCCGCGGGGAGTACCTGACCGCAGGGTTCGTGCAGGGTGATCTTCTGCTCGTCCAGTCCGACGAGAACCTGAGCCTCTGGAACCCACAGAACGGCGAGCGCCGGCCGTTCCCCAACCCCCTGGGAGACGACCTGACCGGCGTGGTCACGTCACGCGACGGGCAACGCGTCGCGCTCAAGAGCGAGAACACCGTCGTCGTCACGGACGCGGCCGGTCAGGTCCTGCAGAAGCTGAACGCCCCCGGGGTGGGGTCGGTCGGCTTCTCGGCGAACCATGAGTGGCTGGCCTTCACCGGGGACAAGTACACCACCGCGCAGCACCTGCAGAGCGGCCGGACGATCCGGATTCCGGAGAGCTGGGACGTCGAGCAGTTCACGTTCGTGCAGGATCAGGGGCTGTTCATGTTCGGCGAGGACACCTTCTACGCGGTTGAACTGGCCACCGGCAAGGTCGAGAGGACGCCCGCGAAGGTCGGGGGAGCGGTCCTGTCCACGGATACCAGCAGTCAGGGCACCCTGGCCACCGGCTCCTACACCGGGATTCGGGTGGGCACGGGCGACGGGTCGTCGCTTCTGCCCCTGCCGGCCGCCTCGGTCTACTGGCTCGGCGTCCACGCCGGACAGTTCGTGACGCTCGGCGTGGACGACCGCCTGGTGGACGAGCAGGGCCGCCCGGTCAGTCCGGTCATCCGGAACGTGGGCGACCTGACCTCGACGTCCGGCGCGCTGTGGTTCTCGACCAGCGGGAGTGTCAGTCAGCTGCAGGGCGGTCAGGCGAAGGTCGTCGCCACCTTCCGGGACGACGACCCGTCCAGGGACCGGCTGAACGTGACCGAAGGAGGCGCGGGCGCTGTCCTGGAGCGTGGCCGTGCCCTGCGGATCGTTCTGCCGGGACGTGCCCCGATCAGCCCGGACCTGAGCAAACTGTCGACGTCCTACCTGGTCGGCGGCGCCCTGAGTGCCGACGACCGCACCCTGAACGTGCTGCAGAACGACGGCACGCTCAGCGAGTACACGGTGGGGACCGGCCGACTCCGGACGGTAGCGGACCTGCCGGGCCAGGGCCTGCAGCTGGCCATGGGGCGGGGCGGGAGCCGCGCGGTGATCTCCCTCACGCAGGGGAAGTACACGCTGAGCATCCTGCCGCCCGGAGCGACCGGACCCTCCCGGTCCATCACGTTGCCAGGCAGCGGCATGGCATTGGACCTGAACATGCGGTTCAGTCCGGACGGCAAGAAGCTCGCGGTGATCAGTCAGGGCCGCAACGTCTGGCTGCTGGATACCGCGACCCTTTCGGTTCTGGCGAAGGCGGGTCCGTTCGTCGACTCGACCCGCACGCTCGCCTGGTCCGCTGACGGCCGGGAGCTCGCGGTGGGCGCCGGGCTGGGTGGGAACGACGCGATCACGGTCTTCACGGTGAAGTGA
- a CDS encoding RtcB family protein: MYHPKVTRISGTRLRVQHPSDVPVTLFARPDVPLEDRAVDELLRLLDSQGDLPSPARLQRVALTPDFHRGSGIPVGTVLQADGFLLPGAVGHDVGCGMRLHLTSLRREDVAPHLDRLERRLRALFFEGGRQIAMTGRQRQALLQGGVSSLLGLPGTGGLWDGLARQDPQREQERCDHTAQLRTPWLSPPQLGALRDWIGAPDDLTYDSQIGSLGGGNHFAEVQVVHRIIDPRAAHQWGIREGLVTVMIHSGSLGVGHWAGQLAARTARDAWPAGLPRPRSGVFPVMQDAAPDALRAVQSALQMAANFAAVNRLWLGQMTRAGLEEACGEMDFPLLYDAAHNFIWPEDGRWIHRKGAAPARGFAQMQDTPFAYTGEPVLVPGSMGASSFILAGRGNPEALWSASHGAGRQQARGDAMRGSQAEFSAFLEAFRVVTPLDWRRARPDIRERKRTELMQEAPFAYKGVGPVVETLREAGLAEPVAELRPLLTVKG; the protein is encoded by the coding sequence GCGTGTCCAGCACCCGTCCGATGTTCCCGTCACCCTGTTCGCCCGTCCGGACGTTCCGCTCGAGGACCGCGCTGTCGACGAGTTGCTGCGCCTCCTCGACAGTCAGGGCGACCTGCCGTCACCCGCCCGGTTGCAGCGGGTCGCCCTGACCCCCGACTTTCACCGCGGCAGCGGGATTCCCGTGGGAACCGTCCTGCAGGCGGACGGGTTCCTGCTGCCCGGCGCCGTCGGTCACGACGTGGGCTGCGGCATGCGCCTGCATCTCACGTCCCTGCGGCGTGAGGACGTCGCACCACACCTGGACCGACTGGAGCGCCGCCTGCGGGCTCTGTTCTTCGAGGGAGGACGCCAGATCGCCATGACCGGGCGTCAACGACAGGCCCTGCTGCAAGGCGGCGTGAGCAGCCTGCTCGGGTTGCCCGGAACGGGTGGATTGTGGGACGGTCTGGCGCGGCAGGATCCGCAGCGTGAACAGGAGCGCTGCGATCACACGGCGCAGCTCCGGACACCCTGGCTGTCCCCACCTCAACTGGGCGCTCTGCGGGACTGGATCGGCGCGCCGGACGACCTGACGTACGACAGCCAGATCGGTTCGCTGGGCGGAGGCAACCACTTCGCGGAGGTGCAGGTCGTCCACCGGATCATCGATCCACGTGCGGCGCACCAGTGGGGCATCCGGGAAGGCCTGGTGACCGTGATGATCCACAGCGGTTCCCTCGGCGTCGGGCACTGGGCGGGTCAGCTCGCCGCGCGCACCGCGCGGGACGCCTGGCCGGCCGGCCTGCCCAGGCCGCGCTCCGGTGTATTCCCGGTCATGCAGGACGCGGCGCCAGACGCCCTGCGCGCCGTGCAGAGTGCCCTGCAGATGGCAGCGAACTTCGCGGCCGTCAACCGCCTGTGGCTCGGCCAGATGACACGCGCCGGACTCGAAGAGGCGTGCGGTGAAATGGACTTCCCGTTGCTGTACGACGCGGCCCACAACTTCATCTGGCCGGAGGACGGCCGCTGGATTCACCGTAAGGGCGCCGCCCCGGCGCGCGGGTTCGCGCAGATGCAGGACACGCCCTTCGCGTACACCGGGGAGCCGGTCCTGGTCCCAGGCTCCATGGGAGCCAGCAGCTTCATCCTGGCTGGCCGTGGGAACCCGGAAGCCCTCTGGAGCGCCAGTCATGGAGCGGGACGGCAACAGGCCCGCGGCGACGCCATGCGTGGCTCGCAGGCGGAATTCAGCGCGTTCCTGGAAGCATTCCGGGTGGTCACGCCGCTGGACTGGCGCCGGGCCCGGCCGGATATCCGGGAGCGGAAACGGACCGAACTGATGCAGGAAGCGCCGTTCGCCTACAAGGGCGTGGGCCCGGTGGTGGAGACCCTCCGGGAGGCCGGCCTGGCGGAACCGGTCGCGGAACTGCGCCCCCTGCTCACCGTCAAGGGGTAA
- a CDS encoding isocitrate lyase/PEP mutase family protein: MTDLAQKARTLLDLHAAPEILTLANVWDVVSAQVVAAVPGVRALATASHSIASTFGYKDGENIPLDLHLDMVRRIVEAVDLPVSMDFEAGYGNPGDTARRAIEAGVVGGNLEDQMKPLDEAVAAVRAVMDAGRAAGIDFVLNARTDALVRAEPDAPRQPLLDEVIRRCQAFLEAGAPVVFVPRLVAREEIEQVVAALGPQKLTLISVPGASLPASELQALGVARVSTGPFTQRVALTALQDAAQELVSGGVLPVDTRALN, encoded by the coding sequence ATGACCGACCTTGCCCAGAAGGCCCGCACGCTGCTCGACCTGCACGCCGCCCCCGAGATCCTGACGCTGGCCAACGTGTGGGACGTGGTGTCCGCGCAGGTAGTGGCCGCCGTACCCGGCGTGCGTGCCCTGGCGACCGCCAGTCACTCGATCGCCTCGACCTTCGGGTACAAGGACGGCGAGAACATCCCGCTGGACCTGCATCTGGACATGGTGCGGCGCATCGTGGAGGCGGTCGATCTGCCGGTGAGCATGGACTTCGAGGCCGGGTACGGCAACCCCGGCGACACGGCCCGCCGGGCCATCGAGGCGGGCGTGGTCGGCGGGAACCTCGAAGACCAGATGAAGCCGCTGGACGAGGCCGTGGCCGCCGTGAGGGCCGTGATGGACGCGGGCCGGGCGGCCGGGATCGACTTCGTGCTGAACGCCCGCACCGACGCCCTGGTGCGCGCCGAACCCGATGCTCCGCGCCAGCCGCTGCTGGACGAGGTCATCCGCCGGTGCCAGGCGTTCCTGGAGGCCGGCGCGCCCGTGGTGTTCGTGCCCCGGCTGGTGGCGCGCGAGGAGATCGAACAGGTGGTCGCGGCGCTGGGGCCGCAGAAGCTGACGCTGATCAGCGTGCCCGGCGCGAGCCTGCCCGCGAGCGAGTTGCAGGCGCTGGGCGTGGCGCGCGTCTCGACCGGCCCTTTCACCCAGCGGGTCGCCCTGACGGCGTTGCAGGACGCCGCTCAGGAACTGGTGTCGGGCGGCGTGCTGCCGGTCGACACGCGGGCGCTAAACTGA